A single window of Granulicella mallensis MP5ACTX8 DNA harbors:
- a CDS encoding catalase, with amino-acid sequence MKKLTTKFGAPVDNNQNIGTAGKRGPALMENVWLIEKLAHFDREVIPERRMHAKGAGAYGTFTVTHDITQYTKAKIFSEVGKQTPMFTRFSTVGGERGAADAERDIRGFAMKFYTEEGNWDLVGNNTPVFFIRDPLKFPDLNHVVKRDPRTGVHNPDAKWDFWSLLPESLHQVTITMSDRGIPRSWRHMHGFGSHTYSFINTENKRFWVKFTFKTQQGIQNLTDAEAENLIGRDRESHQRDLFESIEKGDFPRWKLYVQIMPEEDANTYRIHPFDITKVWPHADYPLIEVGVMELNRNAENFFAEVEQVAFAPTNIIPGIGFSPDKLLAGRLFSYGDAQRYRLGVNHDHIPVNAPRCPVHSYHRDGAMRTDGNGGRTISYEPNRHGEWQEQPDFSEPPLAINGEAAKFDFREDDDDYFSQPGILFRLFTPEEQQRLFENTARAIVGASQVVQERHISNCSKADPAYGAGVAKALVELQKQSA; translated from the coding sequence ATGAAGAAGCTTACAACCAAATTTGGAGCCCCCGTCGACAACAATCAAAACATCGGAACCGCCGGCAAACGTGGCCCGGCCTTGATGGAAAATGTGTGGCTCATCGAGAAGCTGGCGCACTTCGACCGTGAGGTCATTCCCGAGCGGCGCATGCACGCCAAGGGCGCTGGAGCCTACGGCACCTTCACCGTAACCCACGACATCACCCAGTACACCAAGGCGAAGATCTTCTCCGAAGTCGGCAAGCAGACTCCCATGTTCACTCGCTTTTCCACGGTAGGTGGAGAGCGTGGCGCAGCCGATGCCGAGCGCGACATCCGTGGATTTGCGATGAAGTTCTACACCGAGGAAGGGAACTGGGATCTCGTCGGCAACAACACCCCGGTCTTCTTCATTCGCGACCCCTTGAAGTTCCCCGACCTCAACCACGTCGTCAAGCGCGACCCGCGCACCGGCGTTCATAACCCGGACGCAAAGTGGGACTTCTGGTCGCTGCTCCCGGAGAGCCTGCACCAGGTCACCATCACGATGTCGGACCGCGGCATCCCTCGCTCCTGGCGGCACATGCACGGCTTCGGCAGCCACACCTACAGCTTCATCAACACCGAGAACAAGCGCTTCTGGGTGAAGTTCACCTTCAAGACCCAGCAGGGCATTCAGAACCTCACCGATGCCGAGGCGGAGAACCTGATCGGCCGCGACCGTGAGAGCCATCAGCGCGACCTGTTCGAGTCCATCGAGAAGGGTGACTTTCCGCGCTGGAAGCTGTACGTCCAGATCATGCCCGAAGAAGACGCGAACACCTATCGCATCCATCCCTTCGACATCACCAAGGTCTGGCCTCACGCGGACTATCCGTTGATCGAAGTGGGTGTCATGGAGCTGAACCGGAACGCGGAGAACTTCTTCGCGGAGGTCGAGCAGGTAGCGTTCGCGCCGACCAATATCATTCCCGGCATCGGGTTCTCACCCGACAAGCTGCTCGCGGGCCGGCTCTTCTCCTACGGCGACGCCCAGCGCTACCGCCTCGGCGTCAACCACGATCACATCCCCGTCAACGCTCCCCGTTGCCCGGTTCACAGCTACCACCGTGACGGCGCCATGCGGACCGACGGCAACGGAGGACGAACGATCAGCTATGAGCCGAACCGCCATGGCGAATGGCAGGAGCAGCCGGACTTCTCCGAGCCGCCGCTGGCGATCAACGGTGAGGCCGCGAAGTTCGACTTCCGCGAGGATGACGACGACTACTTCTCCCAGCCGGGCATTCTGTTCCGTCTGTTCACGCCGGAGGAGCAGCAGCGGCTGTTCGAGAACACGGCACGGGCAATCGTTGGCGCCTCGCAGGTCGTCCAGGAGCGCCACATCTCGAACTGCAGCAAGGCTGATCCTGCCTACGGTGCCGGTGTGGCAAAAGCACTCGTGGAGCTGCAAAAGCAATCAGCCTGA
- a CDS encoding nuclear transport factor 2 family protein produces the protein MTTPAPNLVPPFDRDTAAQKVRKAEDGWNSRDPEKVSLVYTVDSVWRNRAEFVNGREQIVEFLRRKWNKELDYRLIKELWAFDGDRIAVRFAYEWHDDAGNWFRSYGNENWEFAPDGLMHHRYACINDLPIKESDRLFHWPLGRRPDDHPSLSDLGL, from the coding sequence ATGACAACGCCCGCTCCCAATCTCGTTCCCCCCTTCGATCGCGACACGGCTGCTCAGAAAGTACGGAAAGCCGAGGACGGCTGGAACTCGCGCGACCCGGAAAAGGTCTCCCTGGTCTACACCGTCGATAGCGTCTGGCGTAACCGGGCTGAGTTCGTGAATGGCCGTGAACAGATCGTCGAGTTTCTGCGCAGGAAGTGGAACAAGGAACTCGACTACAGATTGATCAAGGAGCTCTGGGCTTTCGATGGCGACCGCATCGCCGTTCGCTTTGCGTATGAGTGGCATGACGACGCAGGTAACTGGTTCCGCTCCTATGGCAATGAGAACTGGGAGTTCGCTCCGGATGGCCTGATGCATCATCGCTACGCCTGCATCAACGATCTGCCCATCAAGGAATCAGACCGGCTGTTCCACTGGCCGCTCGGCCGTAGGCCGGACGATCATCCCAGCCTGAGCGATCTCGGACTCTAG
- a CDS encoding GNAT family N-acetyltransferase, whose protein sequence is MNYFLREQNGFVVSTDPGDLDPEAIYGFLTQAKWWTELTQESLDRALRSSLCFSLKEGDRQIGLARIITDYVTYAYLCDVFIVEERRGQGLGSWLVRCVLEHPELKPLKRIALITHDAQTFYLGLDFRFASQADSYMERLS, encoded by the coding sequence GTGAATTATTTTCTCCGAGAACAGAACGGCTTTGTTGTATCGACCGACCCCGGCGACCTTGATCCAGAGGCAATCTACGGGTTTCTAACGCAGGCGAAGTGGTGGACGGAATTGACCCAGGAGTCGCTTGACCGCGCCCTGCGCAGCTCCCTCTGCTTTTCGCTGAAAGAAGGCGACCGCCAGATCGGCCTGGCCAGGATCATCACCGACTATGTCACCTATGCCTACCTTTGCGATGTCTTCATCGTGGAAGAGCGGCGGGGGCAGGGCCTGGGATCGTGGCTGGTGCGCTGCGTGCTGGAGCATCCGGAGCTGAAACCGCTCAAACGGATCGCCCTCATCACGCACGATGCCCAGACGTTCTACCTGGGGCTCGACTTTCGCTTCGCCTCGCAGGCGGATAGTTATATGGAGCGGCTTTCGTAG
- a CDS encoding DMT family transporter, translating to MAVLLLIVANLLWAGQGVAVKLLAGGLGPLATALLPLYFITFLGLGLLCLRGDVAQKFKAAWTLRREFFLAGICGQLMAQVGMTLGISWSTASNGAILSLLIPIFGALIAVWLLRERLSALRVSVLLLGLAGVFLLSPLNGVSSAGTRNHALAGNLLIAAGCLGSAFYNVYSKRLLNHFSGIEILFFSYLPTTVFSLPVLFVFEPHCLSHLAHLTVVQWGALGYLAIFFYGLSMVFFLRALGTVDVVIASASLYLMPLFGVALAFSILGERLVPREFLGSAIVLIATLMLFRFDYSEPQGNGLRTS from the coding sequence TTGGCAGTTCTACTGCTGATCGTCGCCAATCTTCTGTGGGCCGGACAGGGCGTTGCGGTCAAACTTCTGGCCGGGGGGCTTGGTCCGCTGGCTACGGCCCTGCTTCCGCTTTACTTCATCACGTTCCTCGGCCTGGGCCTGCTGTGCCTCCGTGGAGACGTCGCCCAGAAGTTCAAGGCCGCGTGGACGCTGCGCCGCGAGTTCTTTCTCGCCGGCATCTGCGGCCAGCTCATGGCACAGGTGGGAATGACCCTGGGCATCAGCTGGTCGACAGCCTCGAACGGCGCCATCCTTAGCCTACTGATCCCGATCTTCGGCGCGCTGATCGCCGTGTGGCTGCTGCGCGAACGGCTCTCCGCCCTTCGCGTCAGCGTGCTGCTGCTTGGTCTCGCGGGAGTGTTTCTGCTCTCGCCCCTGAATGGTGTGTCCAGTGCAGGAACACGCAATCATGCGCTGGCCGGAAACCTGCTCATCGCGGCTGGATGCCTGGGCTCCGCGTTCTACAACGTCTACTCGAAGCGGCTCCTGAATCACTTCTCGGGGATCGAGATTCTGTTCTTCAGCTATCTGCCGACGACGGTTTTCAGCCTGCCCGTTCTTTTCGTGTTCGAACCGCATTGCCTCAGCCACCTGGCCCACCTTACGGTGGTTCAATGGGGAGCGCTGGGATATTTAGCGATCTTCTTCTATGGCCTGTCGATGGTGTTCTTTCTCCGCGCGCTGGGTACGGTCGATGTCGTGATTGCGTCGGCGTCGCTGTATCTGATGCCGCTGTTCGGTGTCGCTCTGGCGTTCAGCATCCTGGGCGAGCGGCTTGTTCCGAGGGAGTTTCTGGGGTCAGCTATCGTGCTTATCGCGACGTTGATGTTGTTTCGATTCGACTATTCCGAGCCGCAGGGGAATGGGTTGCGGACGTCGTAG
- a CDS encoding LysR family transcriptional regulator, with the protein MELHQLRYFCSVVKNGSFTKAAEEEGIAQPSLSQQIRRLENSVGAELFERLGRSVRLTQAGSVFHPYAENILHQSKLATAQVRQLETEPRGSLRIGVIPTVLPYLVAPRLQEFTRSYPDIEITLEEDLTERLVERLQAADLDLIIVSLPLKRADLVCSELLRDPLVLVTPKGHKLVSQPLASKMDLSGEKLLLLKEGHCFREDMLMACKRGKTEMAPAFESNHFGSIFPLVAAGAGVTIAPSMAAAHAKDCSIVPLAKPQARRIGYARLKGGTNFKSLTVFTQWLREIAAEMSKSER; encoded by the coding sequence ATGGAACTCCATCAGCTCCGTTATTTTTGTTCCGTCGTAAAGAACGGCAGCTTCACGAAAGCCGCCGAAGAAGAAGGCATCGCTCAGCCCTCCCTGTCCCAACAGATCCGTCGGCTCGAAAATTCTGTTGGGGCGGAGTTGTTCGAGCGGCTTGGCCGTTCGGTTCGCCTGACACAGGCCGGCTCTGTCTTTCACCCCTATGCGGAGAACATCCTCCATCAATCCAAGCTGGCAACGGCGCAGGTGAGGCAACTGGAGACAGAGCCCCGTGGGTCGCTTCGCATCGGCGTGATCCCAACGGTGCTTCCCTACCTGGTTGCGCCGCGTCTTCAGGAGTTCACCAGAAGTTATCCCGACATTGAGATCACTCTTGAAGAAGACCTGACCGAGCGGCTTGTCGAGAGGCTGCAGGCGGCCGATCTCGATCTCATCATCGTCAGCCTTCCCCTGAAGCGCGCCGACCTGGTGTGCAGTGAACTACTCCGCGATCCACTGGTGCTGGTTACTCCCAAGGGCCACAAGCTGGTCTCTCAACCGCTGGCCAGCAAGATGGACCTGTCGGGAGAGAAGCTGCTGCTGCTCAAGGAGGGACACTGCTTTCGAGAAGACATGCTGATGGCGTGCAAGCGAGGCAAGACAGAGATGGCGCCGGCCTTCGAGTCCAATCACTTCGGATCGATCTTTCCGCTGGTAGCCGCGGGAGCGGGCGTTACGATTGCGCCTTCGATGGCTGCGGCGCATGCTAAAGATTGTTCGATCGTACCGCTGGCCAAGCCGCAGGCTCGGCGCATCGGATACGCGAGGCTCAAGGGTGGGACGAACTTTAAATCGCTGACGGTATTTACGCAGTGGCTTCGGGAGATTGCTGCGGAGATGAGTAAGTCGGAGCGGTAG
- a CDS encoding MarR family winged helix-turn-helix transcriptional regulator, with protein MSAKKKVPFIDPTDPANPKLSNFLCFAVYSANLAYGKAYKPILEKLGLTYTQYITIVALWEEDHQTVSSLGEKLFLESNTLTPILKKLEALGYLRRQRDAEDERRVFVSLTDTGRRLREKGLGMSLAKAIGLTAEEYPQVQKAIVTLRNNLIKAVEGYE; from the coding sequence ATGAGCGCGAAGAAGAAGGTTCCTTTTATCGATCCGACCGATCCAGCCAATCCCAAACTCAGCAATTTTCTTTGCTTTGCGGTCTATTCAGCCAACCTTGCGTATGGGAAAGCCTACAAGCCGATTCTCGAAAAACTCGGACTGACCTATACGCAATACATCACGATCGTCGCGCTCTGGGAGGAAGACCACCAGACGGTCAGCAGCCTGGGGGAGAAGCTGTTTCTCGAATCCAATACCCTGACCCCCATCCTCAAAAAACTCGAAGCACTGGGATATCTGCGGCGGCAGAGAGATGCAGAAGACGAACGTCGTGTCTTTGTCAGCTTGACTGACACGGGACGGCGCTTGAGAGAGAAAGGCCTGGGAATGAGCCTCGCCAAGGCTATTGGCCTGACAGCCGAGGAATATCCGCAGGTACAGAAAGCCATCGTCACCCTGCGCAACAATCTCATCAAGGCCGTCGAGGGATATGAATAA
- a CDS encoding organic hydroperoxide resistance protein encodes MTQVEKVLYTAKTHTTGGRDGASRSSDGHLDIKLSSPGAPGTGTNPEQLFAAGWSACFIGAMRLAAGKMKVSLPSDVVVDAEVDLGTAEGAYLLQARLNVSLPGLEREVAQSIVDFAEQNCPYSKATRGNIGVTVTLI; translated from the coding sequence ATGACTCAAGTCGAGAAAGTACTGTACACAGCGAAAACTCACACCACGGGGGGACGAGACGGTGCCTCTCGCAGCTCGGATGGCCATCTGGACATCAAGCTTTCCTCCCCCGGGGCTCCAGGCACTGGCACCAATCCGGAACAGTTATTCGCAGCCGGTTGGTCGGCCTGCTTTATCGGAGCTATGAGGCTCGCGGCCGGAAAGATGAAGGTCTCCTTGCCGTCCGATGTGGTGGTTGACGCGGAGGTGGACCTCGGCACCGCCGAAGGCGCGTATCTCCTGCAAGCTCGCCTCAACGTGAGCCTGCCTGGTTTGGAGCGCGAAGTGGCGCAGTCGATTGTGGACTTCGCAGAACAGAACTGCCCTTATTCCAAGGCGACGCGCGGCAACATCGGCGTCACCGTAACTCTGATCTAA
- a CDS encoding metallophosphoesterase family protein — MSSPKSYATYRSPILSLWQSAVHAVQLKHQDAASPHVLKSSVVSTTPPPTEDDLMAPAHLIGVPLSAGQPAPAAITSPLPAVAPRAVGTAGLVVDCAETTAKFLWAEMTGNQQNSAIYAAQLRDSPCNALGWFECVTTYLGFKASLGSLPYRPNQNVVVTIPDQAKIAIIGDWGTGGSTATNLLQQVATFKPDILLHLGDIYFAGTQSEANDNFLAICRQVLGNIPLYSLCGNHDMYSGGDGYYWLLDQIGQKSSYFCLQNDYWQLLAMDTGYNDCDPFTVNSNMTSLYNKNGWNEADWHLDKIQQAGNRRIALLSHHQLFSPFISVGNNAAGQPSAYNPNLLANFQSVLPKVDIWFWGHEHTLALYDPYLGLVRGRCVGASAVPVFTNQQDYLADTSLLNAQVTTLPTWNSVANLGSTDGDYNNAFAIMTLNGVEPAVVNYYQVPPDGAYEQIPFTDTI; from the coding sequence ATGTCCAGTCCGAAGTCGTACGCCACGTATCGATCCCCGATCCTTTCGCTTTGGCAATCGGCTGTGCATGCGGTCCAGCTCAAGCATCAGGACGCGGCGTCTCCCCACGTCCTGAAAAGCTCAGTGGTCTCAACGACGCCTCCTCCCACGGAAGACGATTTGATGGCGCCGGCCCATCTCATCGGCGTGCCGCTCTCCGCAGGGCAACCGGCTCCAGCCGCTATCACTTCGCCACTGCCGGCAGTCGCGCCACGAGCCGTGGGAACCGCCGGGTTGGTGGTCGACTGCGCCGAGACGACGGCCAAGTTTCTGTGGGCCGAGATGACGGGGAACCAGCAGAACTCAGCTATCTATGCGGCACAGTTGCGCGACAGCCCATGCAATGCGCTCGGCTGGTTTGAATGCGTGACAACCTATCTGGGCTTCAAGGCTTCGCTCGGCAGCCTGCCGTATCGGCCCAACCAGAACGTCGTCGTTACGATCCCCGATCAGGCTAAGATCGCGATCATCGGCGACTGGGGAACAGGTGGCTCGACGGCAACGAATCTGCTGCAGCAGGTTGCCACCTTCAAGCCGGACATCCTGCTGCACCTCGGCGACATCTACTTTGCCGGTACGCAGAGCGAGGCGAACGATAACTTCCTTGCGATCTGCCGCCAGGTGCTGGGTAACATTCCGTTGTACAGTCTGTGCGGCAATCACGACATGTACTCGGGCGGCGACGGTTACTATTGGCTGCTCGACCAGATCGGGCAGAAGTCCAGTTACTTCTGCCTGCAGAACGACTACTGGCAGCTTCTCGCCATGGACACTGGTTATAACGACTGCGATCCGTTTACCGTGAACAGCAATATGACCAGCCTGTACAACAAGAACGGTTGGAACGAAGCCGATTGGCACCTCGACAAAATTCAGCAGGCCGGCAATCGCAGGATCGCCTTGCTCTCGCACCATCAGTTGTTCTCGCCGTTCATCTCAGTGGGGAACAATGCTGCCGGTCAACCATCAGCCTATAACCCCAACCTACTGGCTAACTTTCAAAGCGTTCTGCCTAAGGTCGACATCTGGTTCTGGGGACACGAGCACACGCTCGCTCTCTACGATCCGTATCTGGGATTAGTGCGCGGACGCTGCGTCGGCGCCTCGGCCGTGCCGGTCTTCACCAATCAGCAGGACTACCTCGCTGATACCAGTCTCCTGAACGCCCAGGTAACAACGCTGCCCACCTGGAACTCCGTTGCGAACCTCGGGAGCACGGACGGTGACTACAACAACGCCTTCGCCATCATGACACTCAATGGCGTAGAACCTGCCGTGGTCAACTACTACCAGGTTCCGCCTGATGGGGCGTACGAACAGATCCCGTTCACTGATACGATCTGA
- a CDS encoding alpha/beta fold hydrolase, with amino-acid sequence MKKLIAALAVAVVSLSASFAKAAEPTKPTVVLVHGAFADNSSWNGVVKILEKDGYTVVAASNPLRGVKSDADYVANIIAGIKTPVVLVGHSYGGFVISEAAFGKDNVKSLVFVSAMAPEAGETVGGLIGKFPGATLEPTLAPPVDLPGGGKDLYIQQDKFHDQFAADVPEPETKVMAATQRPIAAAALGEASTDPAWKTIPSYFIYGDKDKNIPQQTSIFMADRAHSKHTIAIKGASHVVMISHPKAVADLIEEAAK; translated from the coding sequence ATGAAAAAACTTATTGCAGCTCTCGCCGTCGCCGTCGTCTCGCTCTCCGCTTCATTTGCAAAGGCAGCTGAACCCACAAAGCCAACGGTCGTGCTGGTCCATGGTGCTTTCGCAGATAACTCAAGCTGGAATGGCGTAGTCAAGATCCTTGAGAAGGATGGCTACACCGTCGTCGCGGCCTCTAACCCACTGCGCGGAGTGAAGAGCGATGCGGACTACGTCGCGAACATCATTGCGGGAATCAAGACGCCCGTCGTGCTGGTTGGCCACTCTTATGGTGGATTTGTGATCAGTGAAGCCGCCTTCGGCAAGGACAATGTAAAGTCGCTGGTCTTTGTCTCAGCCATGGCTCCGGAAGCCGGTGAAACTGTCGGCGGCCTGATAGGCAAGTTCCCTGGGGCCACCCTTGAACCCACGCTCGCTCCCCCGGTCGATCTTCCCGGTGGCGGCAAGGATCTCTACATCCAGCAGGATAAGTTCCACGACCAGTTTGCGGCCGACGTGCCGGAGCCAGAGACAAAGGTCATGGCTGCGACGCAGCGTCCGATCGCAGCGGCCGCCCTGGGTGAAGCCTCTACCGATCCGGCCTGGAAGACGATTCCGTCTTACTTTATCTATGGCGATAAGGACAAGAATATTCCTCAGCAGACAAGCATCTTTATGGCGGATAGAGCGCACTCAAAACACACGATTGCCATCAAGGGCGCTTCTCACGTCGTCATGATCTCCCACCCCAAGGCCGTGGCGGACCTCATTGAGGAAGCTGCGAAGTAA